The proteins below come from a single Salinilacihabitans rarus genomic window:
- a CDS encoding cytochrome D1 domain-containing protein: MSERSDRERAETAEESVERVKRYVSATHDIAEKLEFEDELDFPDVVHLDLPQRRRFLAGTAAVGTAAIAGCSGDDDGDDDTEDGDDGGFDDESVETFELTAYQFGFEPQEIHVSEGANVRIDFVESTFEENSNFEVHDWHLAEPYDLHAVLPKNEDPNEVIDSVEFTADETGVFPFECTTYCGDGHAQMKGELLVGEDVDSIDYHNLEDIAQTHEVLTPASDLVDAPQHGVEDLLDMMVVVERDNASVSMIDMANHEVIGRIEDVGQAIHVMDFPNTLPDNEREGAYAYTMARDGYIYKLDLWGLDRVARVRAGTDARDIAVSHDGQYVAAGFYTPGQILITDADDLSPIKQISTRGIDLDGQYVESRVCALYDSPKYEVFVAGLKELGEVWLIDYTDDEFPVVAEIDCARTLHDGFFTKDGRYFMIAAQSDDVVSVVDLEERERVANIETGAIPHPGPGALDPKRDRAFTTHLGDENVTTAWSTETWEVEKRIDVPGGGLFLRNHHDCDYVWCDVALRDDPDLDQLVYAIDRETLEVDDDLVIETGSEHAIHPIFSNDGQELFVSHWPEGEIHVYDSHTGEHLDAMTDLRPVTGKFPCRRADKYEVD; encoded by the coding sequence ATGTCAGAGAGATCCGATCGCGAACGCGCCGAAACCGCGGAAGAGAGCGTAGAGCGGGTGAAACGGTACGTGAGCGCGACACACGACATCGCCGAGAAACTCGAGTTCGAGGACGAACTCGACTTCCCGGACGTCGTACACCTCGACCTGCCACAGCGGCGTCGGTTCCTCGCTGGAACGGCGGCCGTCGGGACCGCGGCCATCGCCGGGTGTAGCGGCGACGACGACGGCGACGACGACACGGAGGACGGCGACGACGGCGGGTTCGACGACGAGTCGGTCGAGACGTTCGAGCTGACCGCCTACCAGTTCGGGTTCGAACCCCAGGAGATACACGTCTCCGAGGGGGCGAACGTCCGGATCGACTTCGTCGAGTCGACCTTCGAGGAGAACTCGAACTTCGAGGTCCACGACTGGCACCTCGCGGAGCCGTACGACCTCCACGCCGTCCTCCCGAAAAACGAGGACCCGAACGAGGTGATCGACTCCGTCGAGTTCACCGCCGACGAGACGGGCGTCTTCCCCTTCGAGTGTACGACCTACTGCGGGGACGGACACGCCCAGATGAAAGGCGAACTCCTCGTCGGCGAGGACGTCGACTCGATCGACTACCACAACCTCGAGGACATCGCACAGACCCACGAGGTGCTCACTCCCGCGTCCGACCTCGTCGACGCCCCCCAACACGGCGTCGAGGACCTGCTCGACATGATGGTGGTCGTCGAGCGCGACAACGCGTCGGTTTCGATGATCGACATGGCGAACCACGAGGTGATCGGCCGGATCGAGGACGTCGGGCAGGCCATCCACGTGATGGACTTCCCGAACACGCTCCCCGACAACGAGCGCGAGGGGGCGTACGCCTACACGATGGCCCGCGACGGCTACATCTACAAGCTCGACCTGTGGGGCCTCGACCGCGTCGCCCGCGTCCGTGCCGGCACCGACGCCCGCGACATCGCGGTGTCCCACGACGGCCAGTACGTCGCCGCCGGCTTCTACACCCCGGGTCAGATCCTCATCACGGACGCGGACGACCTCTCGCCGATCAAGCAGATCTCCACCCGCGGCATCGACCTCGACGGCCAGTACGTCGAGAGCCGGGTCTGTGCGCTCTACGACTCGCCGAAGTACGAGGTGTTCGTCGCCGGGCTGAAGGAACTGGGCGAGGTGTGGCTGATCGACTACACCGACGACGAGTTCCCGGTCGTCGCCGAGATCGACTGCGCGCGGACGCTCCACGACGGCTTCTTCACGAAGGACGGGCGGTACTTCATGATCGCCGCCCAGAGCGACGACGTCGTCTCGGTCGTCGACCTCGAGGAGCGAGAGCGCGTCGCGAACATCGAGACCGGGGCGATTCCCCACCCCGGCCCGGGCGCGCTCGACCCGAAACGCGACCGCGCGTTCACGACCCACCTGGGCGACGAGAACGTCACGACCGCCTGGAGCACCGAGACCTGGGAGGTCGAGAAGCGCATCGACGTCCCCGGCGGCGGCCTGTTCCTGCGCAATCACCACGACTGTGACTACGTCTGGTGTGACGTCGCGCTCCGGGACGACCCCGACCTCGACCAGTTGGTGTACGCCATAGACCGCGAGACCCTCGAGGTCGACGATGACCTCGTGATCGAGACGGGAAGCGAGCACGCGATCCACCCGATCTTCTCGAACGACGGTCAGGAACTCTTCGTGAGCCACTGGCCCGAGGGCGAGATCCACGTCTACGACAGCCACACCGGCGAACACCTCGACGCGATGACCGACCTCCGGCCGGTGACGGGCAAGTTCCCGTGCCGCCGGGCGGACAAGTACGAGGTCGACTGA
- a CDS encoding 2Fe-2S iron-sulfur cluster-binding protein, protein MVDPLALGIAVTLTLAVAVLHFLPGPPWTPREDVTDEVLERRARTVSETEFPAPMNRAIGAGGGAVAVGGEAEGELEEGEEAPAEETTSPADIPDDEVENFDVEYVKEGETVAVANNETLLEAGEDEGWDLPYACREGQCLSCGGHVVDGDAREYVEHDGQEMLDDEELANGYVLTCVAYPRGEFSLETSETP, encoded by the coding sequence ATGGTCGACCCCCTGGCTCTCGGCATCGCGGTCACGCTGACGCTGGCCGTCGCGGTCCTGCACTTCCTCCCGGGGCCGCCGTGGACGCCGCGCGAGGACGTCACCGACGAGGTGCTCGAACGACGCGCCCGGACCGTCTCCGAGACGGAGTTCCCGGCGCCGATGAACCGCGCCATCGGCGCCGGGGGCGGCGCCGTCGCCGTCGGCGGCGAGGCCGAGGGCGAACTCGAGGAAGGCGAGGAGGCCCCCGCCGAGGAGACGACGAGCCCCGCCGACATCCCCGACGACGAGGTCGAGAACTTCGACGTCGAGTACGTCAAGGAAGGCGAGACGGTCGCGGTGGCGAACAACGAGACGCTGCTGGAGGCCGGCGAGGACGAGGGCTGGGACCTCCCGTACGCCTGCCGGGAGGGGCAGTGTCTCTCCTGTGGCGGCCACGTCGTCGACGGCGACGCCCGCGAGTACGTCGAACACGACGGCCAGGAGATGCTCGACGACGAGGAACTCGCGAACGGCTACGTGCTCACCTGCGTCGCCTACCCGCGCGGGGAGTTCTCGCTGGAGACGAGCGAGACGCCCTGA
- a CDS encoding MATE family efflux transporter produces the protein MTGSSDSEDRSPADVEDSLTEGALGRPLLRLAWPIVVFQLLQVAYNLADTLWLGQLSADAVGAISLAFPLVFLLIAVAGGFTTAGSILVAQYTGAESERSAGLFAGQTIAFVGLLAVVLGAVGYFYTGPALSLLPSDPETAAKVIPLAADYMQVFFLGLPFLFGFYVFEALMRGYGNTVTPMRLMFVSVLINVLIDPFLIFGFADNPLFGWLGLGGLEASLYAATGFTGYGVAGAAVATVFSRGVASIIGFYVLFASEVGPDASLSHLRLNAENVWEITRLGVPTSLEQSANALALVVLTGMVVSFAPPVVAAYGLGNRLISLVFLPALGLSRATETMVGQNLGADRPERAERAVRLSAAAAGGVMIGVAVIAVAFARPVNGIFIGADVEGAAETVALATDYLRIRSVEFAFIGVMQVVLGAFRGAGNTKTAMVFSWLNLWGVRVPGVYVLAFVLGWGATGIWVGMSLGHVVGAFVAVAWFLRGTWKESIVDDARTDAEPVAVDE, from the coding sequence GTGACGGGGAGTTCCGACTCCGAGGACCGCTCGCCCGCCGACGTGGAGGACTCGCTCACGGAGGGCGCGCTCGGCCGCCCGCTGCTCCGGCTGGCGTGGCCCATCGTCGTCTTCCAGCTCCTGCAGGTGGCGTACAACCTCGCCGACACGCTCTGGCTCGGCCAGCTGTCGGCGGACGCCGTCGGCGCGATCAGCCTCGCCTTCCCCCTCGTCTTCCTGCTCATCGCCGTCGCCGGCGGCTTCACCACCGCGGGGAGCATTCTGGTCGCCCAGTACACCGGCGCCGAGAGCGAGCGCTCGGCGGGCCTGTTCGCCGGCCAGACCATCGCGTTCGTCGGCCTGCTCGCGGTCGTCCTCGGCGCGGTCGGCTACTTCTACACCGGCCCCGCGCTGTCGCTGCTGCCGAGCGACCCCGAGACCGCCGCGAAGGTCATCCCGCTGGCGGCCGACTACATGCAGGTGTTCTTCCTCGGGCTCCCCTTCCTGTTCGGCTTCTACGTCTTCGAGGCGCTGATGCGTGGCTACGGCAACACGGTCACGCCGATGCGGCTGATGTTCGTCAGCGTCCTCATCAACGTCCTCATCGACCCGTTTCTCATCTTCGGGTTCGCCGACAACCCCCTGTTCGGCTGGCTCGGCCTCGGCGGGCTGGAGGCGTCGCTGTACGCCGCCACCGGCTTCACCGGCTACGGCGTCGCGGGCGCGGCGGTCGCCACCGTCTTCTCGCGCGGGGTCGCCTCGATCATCGGCTTCTACGTGCTGTTCGCGAGCGAGGTCGGCCCCGACGCCTCGCTCTCGCACCTGCGGCTGAACGCGGAGAACGTCTGGGAGATCACCCGGCTGGGCGTGCCGACGTCGCTCGAACAGTCGGCGAACGCGCTCGCGCTCGTCGTGCTGACCGGCATGGTCGTCTCGTTTGCCCCGCCGGTCGTCGCCGCCTACGGCCTCGGTAATCGGCTCATCTCGCTTGTCTTCCTGCCCGCGCTCGGCCTCTCGCGGGCGACCGAGACGATGGTCGGCCAGAACCTCGGCGCCGACAGGCCCGAGCGCGCCGAGCGCGCCGTCCGCCTCTCGGCCGCCGCCGCCGGCGGGGTGATGATCGGCGTCGCCGTGATCGCCGTCGCCTTCGCGCGCCCGGTCAACGGGATCTTCATCGGTGCCGACGTCGAGGGCGCCGCGGAGACGGTCGCGCTCGCGACCGACTACCTGCGGATCCGCTCGGTCGAGTTCGCGTTCATCGGCGTGATGCAGGTCGTCCTCGGGGCGTTCCGCGGTGCCGGCAACACCAAGACCGCGATGGTCTTCTCGTGGCTCAACCTCTGGGGGGTCCGCGTTCCCGGCGTCTACGTCCTCGCGTTCGTCCTCGGCTGGGGCGCGACCGGCATCTGGGTCGGCATGAGCCTCGGTCACGTCGTCGGCGCGTTCGTCGCCGTCGCCTGGTTCCTCCGGGGGACGTGGAAGGAGTCCATCGTCGACGACGCCCGCACGGACGCGGAGCCGGTCGCCGTCGACGAGTGA
- a CDS encoding YqjF family protein: MVLSLRMGWRNVLFANWPVDPAVVDAHVPDTLTVDTCDGRAWLSVVPFTNVDVRPRRCPAGTGVALPELNLRTYVTRDGTPGVYFFSLDADGLAAVCGARLFHHLPYYYARITLTGADGRVRFRSRRRHPGARPVRFAARYGPVGDRLSAEDALARFLTERYRYYTESPAGDLRYADVDHEPWPLYEGEIEVEENGLFAANGFAVPDGDPVTLYSPGVETVASASKRAE, translated from the coding sequence ATGGTCCTCTCGCTCCGGATGGGCTGGCGTAACGTCCTCTTCGCCAACTGGCCGGTCGACCCGGCGGTCGTCGACGCCCACGTCCCCGACACGCTGACGGTCGACACCTGCGACGGGCGGGCGTGGCTCTCGGTCGTCCCGTTCACGAACGTCGACGTGCGGCCGCGGCGCTGTCCCGCCGGGACGGGGGTGGCGCTGCCCGAACTCAACCTCAGGACCTACGTCACCCGCGACGGGACGCCGGGCGTCTACTTCTTCAGCCTCGACGCCGACGGCCTCGCCGCGGTCTGTGGCGCCCGACTCTTCCACCACCTCCCGTACTACTACGCGCGGATCACCCTCACCGGGGCCGACGGCCGGGTCCGGTTCAGGAGCCGACGGCGCCACCCTGGGGCCAGACCGGTACGCTTTGCGGCGCGGTACGGGCCGGTCGGGGATCGGCTGTCGGCCGAGGACGCCCTCGCTCGATTCCTCACCGAACGGTACCGGTACTACACCGAGTCGCCGGCCGGCGACCTCCGCTACGCCGACGTCGACCACGAGCCGTGGCCGCTGTACGAGGGCGAGATCGAGGTCGAGGAGAACGGCCTCTTCGCCGCGAACGGCTTCGCAGTCCCCGACGGCGACCCCGTCACCCTCTACAGCCCCGGCGTCGAGACGGTCGCCTCCGCGAGCAAGCGCGCGGAGTGA
- a CDS encoding universal stress protein: MTTHVLVPMDGSQAAERAFEYAMELYPDADITVLHVVDSSAASEKTGLAYDEAVQRGLEERADEVFERARDLAAEAGFDGAVRTETGIGSPARSIVDNAEDADAVVMGSQGRTGAARVLLGSVAETVVREAPIPVTVVR, from the coding sequence ATGACGACCCACGTCCTCGTCCCGATGGACGGATCGCAAGCGGCCGAGCGGGCCTTCGAGTACGCGATGGAGCTCTACCCCGACGCCGACATCACCGTCCTCCACGTCGTCGACTCCTCGGCGGCGAGCGAGAAGACCGGACTGGCCTACGACGAGGCCGTCCAGCGGGGACTGGAGGAACGGGCAGACGAGGTCTTCGAGCGCGCGCGGGACCTCGCGGCCGAGGCCGGATTCGACGGGGCGGTCCGCACCGAGACCGGCATCGGGTCGCCGGCGCGCTCGATCGTCGACAACGCCGAAGACGCCGACGCGGTGGTGATGGGGAGTCAGGGCCGTACCGGCGCCGCGCGCGTCCTCCTCGGCAGCGTCGCCGAGACGGTCGTCCGTGAGGCGCCGATCCCCGTGACCGTCGTCCGCTGA
- a CDS encoding nicotinate phosphoribosyltransferase → MTRPTFGFLTPENGPLFTDLYELRMMQAYHNRGHDPTATFSLFFRELPPNRGYTVAAGLEQALHYVENLSFGERAIDFLNELGFDDAFLSRLSDLEFTGEVRALPEGTPAFPNEPLLEVTAPILQAQLLETAVINQIGYQTLIATKASRMRDVIDREGDDQQLVDFGSRRAHGTDAGVKAARAAYVGGFDGTSNAAAAELFGIPAFGTMAHSWVQSFDTEREAFETFVAEYGAASVLLIDTYDTVAGAELAAAVADEADVDLRGVRLDSGDLPALSRAVADVAPDLDQFISSGVDEYAIREFFERDGVAAGFGPGTALVTSTDAPKVEAVYKLVAVERDGEMRPTMKLSTGKVTYPGAKSVRRTEEEGVYAGDVVGLRDEDLPGEEQLVTVLDGGGRVAPLPDLDAIRETAAERRRKLPAATRRIEDPEPYEVRIGDGLRAETESLRASLERGTGR, encoded by the coding sequence ATGACTCGACCCACGTTCGGGTTCCTGACCCCGGAGAACGGGCCGCTGTTTACCGACCTGTACGAACTTCGCATGATGCAGGCGTACCACAACCGGGGACACGATCCGACGGCGACGTTCAGCCTGTTCTTCCGCGAGTTGCCCCCGAACCGCGGTTACACGGTGGCCGCCGGCCTCGAACAGGCCCTCCACTACGTCGAGAACCTCTCGTTCGGGGAACGCGCGATCGACTTCCTGAACGAACTCGGGTTCGACGACGCGTTCCTCTCGCGGCTTTCGGATCTCGAGTTCACCGGCGAGGTGCGCGCGCTCCCGGAGGGGACGCCGGCGTTCCCGAACGAACCGCTGCTCGAAGTCACGGCGCCGATCCTGCAGGCGCAACTCCTCGAGACGGCCGTCATCAACCAGATCGGCTACCAGACGCTGATCGCGACCAAGGCCAGCCGGATGCGGGACGTGATCGACCGCGAGGGGGACGACCAGCAGCTAGTCGACTTCGGCTCCCGGCGCGCCCACGGGACTGACGCGGGGGTGAAAGCGGCGCGGGCGGCGTACGTCGGCGGCTTCGACGGCACGTCGAACGCCGCCGCAGCCGAACTGTTCGGCATCCCCGCGTTCGGGACGATGGCTCACTCGTGGGTCCAGAGTTTCGATACCGAACGCGAGGCCTTCGAGACGTTCGTCGCCGAGTACGGCGCGGCGAGCGTCCTCCTGATCGACACCTACGACACGGTCGCCGGCGCCGAACTCGCGGCGGCGGTCGCCGACGAGGCGGACGTCGACCTCCGGGGCGTTCGCCTCGACTCCGGCGACCTGCCGGCGCTCTCCCGGGCGGTCGCCGACGTCGCGCCCGACCTCGACCAGTTCATCTCCTCGGGGGTCGACGAGTACGCGATCCGCGAGTTCTTCGAGCGCGACGGCGTGGCCGCGGGGTTCGGCCCGGGGACGGCGCTGGTCACGAGCACGGACGCGCCGAAGGTCGAGGCGGTCTACAAACTGGTTGCGGTCGAGCGAGACGGCGAGATGCGCCCGACGATGAAGCTCTCGACGGGGAAAGTGACGTACCCGGGCGCCAAGAGCGTCCGGCGCACCGAGGAGGAGGGCGTCTACGCCGGCGACGTCGTCGGCCTCCGGGACGAGGACCTGCCCGGCGAGGAGCAGCTTGTGACCGTCCTCGACGGCGGCGGGCGGGTCGCGCCGCTTCCGGACCTCGACGCCATCCGCGAGACCGCGGCCGAGCGGCGTCGAAAACTCCCCGCGGCCACTCGCCGCATCGAGGACCCCGAGCCCTACGAGGTCCGGATCGGCGACGGCCTGCGGGCGGAGACGGAGTCCCTTCGAGCGTCGCTCGAACGCGGGACCGGGCGCTGA
- a CDS encoding CBS domain-containing protein codes for MPVQNLARSDVVTASIDASIRDLATTMRDERVGSVVVTEAGAPVGIVTDRDLTVRVLATDADPAALDAADVMSPDLHAIGPDDGFYQATEMMRRYGVRRLPVVDDDRNLRGIITADDLNELLADEHQEMAGVVRAQRPPY; via the coding sequence ATGCCAGTCCAGAACCTCGCCCGAAGCGACGTGGTCACGGCATCCATCGACGCGTCGATCCGCGACCTCGCGACGACCATGCGCGACGAGCGCGTCGGGAGCGTCGTCGTCACGGAGGCGGGCGCACCGGTCGGTATCGTGACGGACCGGGACCTGACGGTCCGCGTGCTGGCGACCGACGCCGATCCGGCGGCGCTCGACGCCGCCGACGTGATGTCGCCGGACCTGCACGCGATCGGACCCGACGACGGCTTCTACCAGGCGACCGAGATGATGCGCCGGTACGGCGTCCGCCGGCTGCCGGTCGTCGACGACGACCGGAACCTGCGCGGGATCATCACGGCCGACGACCTGAACGAACTGCTGGCCGACGAGCACCAGGAGATGGCCGGCGTCGTCCGGGCACAGCGGCCGCCGTACTGA
- a CDS encoding VIT1/CCC1 transporter family protein: MTDLRELLADEDVASISRRYFISNGFDGTLTSIGVVVGAYLSGVSDGATVFQIGLGAAVGLGTSGVWSVWEIERAEKQAELMRIERAMLTDLEDTKLQRDRRGARKINAVASGIGPIIGIILPLLPFLLHGTAFSLLQATVVAVGIGVGLLFGFGAYLGSISKQNWAVAGVRMGLAGIFVAVLNLFLPG; the protein is encoded by the coding sequence ATGACGGACCTCCGGGAACTGCTCGCCGACGAGGACGTCGCGTCGATCTCGCGCCGGTACTTCATCTCCAACGGGTTCGACGGCACGCTGACGAGTATCGGCGTCGTCGTCGGCGCGTACCTGTCGGGGGTGAGCGACGGCGCCACCGTCTTCCAGATCGGGCTCGGGGCGGCCGTCGGACTGGGCACGTCCGGCGTCTGGAGCGTCTGGGAGATCGAGCGCGCGGAGAAGCAGGCCGAACTCATGCGCATCGAACGCGCCATGCTGACCGATCTGGAGGACACGAAACTCCAGCGGGACCGCCGCGGCGCGCGCAAGATCAACGCCGTCGCGAGCGGGATCGGCCCGATCATCGGGATCATCCTCCCGCTGCTCCCGTTCTTGCTACACGGGACGGCGTTCTCGCTGCTTCAGGCGACCGTGGTCGCGGTCGGGATCGGCGTCGGACTGCTGTTCGGCTTCGGGGCGTACCTCGGCTCGATCTCGAAGCAGAACTGGGCGGTCGCCGGCGTCCGGATGGGGCTCGCCGGAATCTTCGTGGCCGTCCTCAACCTGTTCCTGCCCGGGTGA
- a CDS encoding DUF211 domain-containing protein — translation MSAPIRRLVLDLLKPHEPDIVQFAERVAARPGIDAVNAVLVETDRDVDTIKLTVEGGDVDLPEIEETIDGLGGSIHSIDEVVCGERLTEQSETPQDR, via the coding sequence GTGAGTGCACCGATACGCCGCCTCGTCCTCGACCTCCTGAAGCCACACGAACCGGACATCGTCCAGTTCGCCGAGCGCGTCGCGGCCCGTCCCGGCATCGACGCCGTCAACGCCGTGCTGGTCGAGACCGATCGGGACGTGGACACGATCAAGCTCACCGTCGAGGGCGGCGACGTCGACCTCCCGGAAATCGAGGAGACGATCGACGGCCTCGGCGGGTCGATCCACTCGATCGACGAGGTCGTCTGCGGGGAGCGCCTGACCGAACAGAGCGAGACGCCACAGGACCGGTGA
- a CDS encoding DUF7503 family protein, whose translation MSHEDSNSTVATYLKENPRMIGALFTLALLLAQATPVMAKNSSTLGGP comes from the coding sequence ATGTCCCACGAGGACAGCAACTCGACGGTTGCGACGTACCTGAAAGAGAACCCGCGGATGATCGGCGCCCTGTTCACGCTGGCGCTGCTGCTCGCGCAGGCGACGCCCGTTATGGCGAAAAACTCCTCGACGCTGGGTGGTCCCTGA
- a CDS encoding DUF7504 family protein, whose amino-acid sequence MNGGDDGELPPTVCERLATLKARGCNLLVTGAVAPEVTFHASRTLLGTGGARERVLVCLDLEPDADHYLRAGYATEPTSITVRNGFQRSVSGSSTSTPSDDETLLDHRLHPLQSRICESIADSDERRDDLEPAQLRLGVLTLRPIIEEFDRYDVVRFVRIVANLVEGVGGMAHYHLPIEDDDRLVEEYAGLFDGRIELRQRGRLPAEMRWHLHDVGRTTGWFQL is encoded by the coding sequence ATGAACGGTGGGGACGACGGCGAGCTTCCACCCACGGTGTGCGAGCGACTGGCGACGCTGAAAGCGCGTGGCTGTAACCTGCTGGTCACCGGCGCGGTCGCGCCCGAGGTGACGTTTCACGCCTCGCGGACGCTCCTCGGGACCGGCGGCGCGCGCGAGCGGGTCCTCGTCTGTCTCGACCTCGAACCCGACGCCGACCACTACCTCCGCGCCGGCTACGCCACCGAGCCGACGTCGATCACGGTGCGAAACGGCTTCCAGCGGAGCGTCTCCGGGTCGAGCACGAGCACGCCGTCGGACGACGAGACCCTGCTCGACCACCGGCTGCACCCGCTGCAAAGCCGGATCTGCGAGTCGATCGCCGACTCCGACGAGCGACGCGACGACCTCGAACCGGCACAACTGCGGCTGGGAGTCCTGACGCTGCGCCCGATCATCGAGGAGTTCGACCGCTACGACGTCGTGCGGTTCGTCCGCATCGTCGCGAACCTCGTCGAGGGCGTCGGCGGAATGGCCCACTACCACCTGCCGATCGAGGACGACGACCGGCTGGTCGAGGAGTACGCCGGCCTGTTCGACGGGCGCATCGAACTCAGACAGCGCGGACGGCTCCCGGCGGAGATGCGCTGGCACCTCCACGACGTCGGCCGCACGACGGGGTGGTTCCAGCTATGA
- a CDS encoding NAD(P)/FAD-dependent oxidoreductase, producing MSEEPRELVIAGSGIAGLSAAVYAARADLDPLVLEGDEPGGQLTLTTDVENYLGFPEGVGGMELIQRGREQAERFGAEFEHGLVESAAVDSRPFTLELSTGETVRTRSLIVATGASARWVGADGEDDLMGYGLSTCATCDGAFHRGNDVLVIGGGDSAMEEALFLAKFADSVTVVHRRDELRASEIMARRALDHDAIEFAWNSELLEIHGSREAGVTGATLVSHPDGHPTEKLEAGEDVEHEEVDVQGVFYAIGHEPNTGFLEETAVDLDESGHLLTGEGTHTNVEGVFAAGDVMDPRYRQAITAAGTGAMAALDAEQWLDEQAAAAAEEAEEAVAAEPSA from the coding sequence ATGAGCGAGGAACCGCGAGAACTGGTGATCGCCGGGTCGGGGATCGCGGGCCTGTCGGCCGCGGTGTACGCCGCTCGCGCCGACCTCGACCCCCTCGTCCTCGAGGGCGACGAACCCGGCGGTCAGCTGACGCTGACGACCGACGTCGAGAACTACCTCGGCTTCCCCGAGGGCGTCGGCGGGATGGAACTGATCCAGCGGGGCCGCGAGCAGGCCGAACGCTTCGGCGCCGAGTTCGAGCACGGCCTCGTCGAGTCGGCCGCGGTCGACTCGCGGCCGTTCACCCTCGAACTCTCGACCGGCGAGACGGTTCGGACCCGGTCGCTGATCGTCGCGACCGGCGCGAGCGCCCGCTGGGTCGGCGCCGACGGCGAGGACGACCTGATGGGCTACGGCCTCTCGACCTGTGCGACCTGCGACGGCGCGTTCCACCGCGGCAACGACGTGCTCGTGATCGGCGGCGGCGACAGCGCGATGGAGGAGGCGCTCTTCCTCGCGAAGTTCGCCGACTCCGTCACGGTGGTCCACCGCCGGGACGAACTGCGCGCCTCGGAGATCATGGCCCGCCGCGCGCTCGACCACGACGCGATCGAGTTCGCCTGGAACAGCGAACTGCTCGAGATCCACGGCTCGCGCGAGGCGGGCGTGACCGGCGCGACCCTCGTCTCCCACCCCGACGGCCACCCGACCGAGAAACTGGAGGCCGGCGAGGACGTCGAACACGAGGAGGTCGACGTCCAGGGCGTCTTCTACGCCATCGGCCACGAGCCGAACACCGGCTTCCTCGAGGAGACGGCGGTCGACCTCGACGAGTCGGGTCACCTGCTGACCGGCGAGGGGACGCACACGAACGTCGAGGGCGTCTTCGCCGCCGGCGACGTGATGGACCCACGCTACCGGCAGGCGATCACCGCCGCCGGGACGGGCGCGATGGCCGCCCTCGACGCCGAGCAGTGGCTCGACGAGCAGGCGGCGGCCGCGGCCGAGGAGGCCGAGGAGGCCGTCGCGGCCGAACCCTCCGCGTGA
- the trxA gene encoding thioredoxin — translation MTTDTTPDSPAGSFDQPVHVDGAAHLDDLVDERDVVLVDFFATWCGPCRMLEPVLERLADETDATIAKVDVDQHGALAAEYGVRGVPTLVLFADGEQVEQQVGALPADRLQSMIEGYTNE, via the coding sequence ATGACGACCGATACGACTCCCGATTCGCCAGCAGGATCGTTCGACCAACCGGTGCACGTCGACGGCGCCGCCCACCTCGACGACCTCGTCGACGAGCGCGACGTCGTGCTCGTCGACTTCTTCGCGACGTGGTGTGGTCCGTGCCGGATGCTCGAACCCGTCCTGGAGCGGCTGGCGGACGAGACCGACGCGACGATCGCGAAGGTCGACGTCGACCAGCACGGCGCGCTAGCGGCCGAGTACGGCGTCCGGGGCGTCCCGACGCTCGTGCTGTTCGCCGACGGCGAGCAGGTCGAACAGCAGGTCGGCGCCTTGCCCGCCGACCGCCTCCAGTCGATGATCGAGGGGTACACGAACGAATGA
- a CDS encoding class I SAM-dependent methyltransferase: MASRRTTRLLGGLSALALLAGVAALRWRRNPSPCPYSQRGWLDLPRPIVTRSRLREVLDPRPGERILEVGPGTGYYAVPVSRWLEPDGTLHALDVQRPMLDRACERARDRGGRLEPVHGDARALPYADDGFDGAYLVTVLGEVPDGERALRELRRVLRPGGRLVVGELLPDPHFVPSETLRERAERAGFRFDERVGTRIGYFARFRVPA, from the coding sequence ATGGCCTCCCGGCGTACGACCCGACTGCTCGGCGGTCTGTCGGCGCTCGCCCTGCTGGCCGGAGTCGCCGCGCTCCGGTGGCGGCGGAACCCGTCGCCGTGTCCCTACTCCCAGCGCGGCTGGCTCGACCTCCCGCGGCCGATCGTCACCCGGTCGCGACTGCGCGAGGTGCTGGACCCGCGGCCGGGCGAGCGCATCCTCGAAGTCGGCCCGGGGACGGGCTACTACGCGGTTCCCGTCTCGCGGTGGCTCGAACCGGACGGGACGCTGCACGCCCTCGACGTCCAGCGGCCGATGCTGGATCGCGCGTGCGAGCGGGCCCGCGACCGGGGCGGGCGCCTCGAACCGGTCCACGGCGACGCGCGGGCGCTCCCGTACGCCGACGACGGCTTCGACGGCGCGTACCTCGTCACCGTCCTCGGCGAGGTCCCCGACGGGGAGCGAGCGTTGCGGGAACTCCGCCGCGTGCTGCGACCGGGCGGTCGCCTCGTCGTCGGCGAACTGCTCCCCGACCCGCACTTCGTCCCGTCGGAAACCCTCCGGGAACGCGCCGAGCGCGCGGGGTTCCGGTTCGACGAGCGGGTCGGCACCCGGATCGGCTACTTCGCGCGCTTTCGCGTCCCGGCCTGA